The genome window AGAGGTACAGTATGGGGAATATTGCTGAGAAAAAGCTAAGCACTCATCCTAACTATAACTCTTTCAAACCTGTCCAAAAATTACACAAAATCGTTTAAACAATTATAAATCAATTTGTTTAACCAAATACTTTAGCCATGAACTTAACACACGATATGCACCGTGTCGAGCACTGGGCCGACACCCATCATCCAATCTGGCTCGATTTCCTGAGAATGGGTTTGGGTATATTTCTGATGATAAAAGGCTTTATGTTTGTGCAGAACACTGATGCCTTATTTAGTATTCTGCAAAAGAGCCAGTTTCCATGGGTTTCAATTGGTTTAGCGCATTATGTTGCGTTTGCCCATTTGGTTGGTGGCTTCTTTATTGCTATTGGCCTGATCACACGGGTTGCTAT of Pontibacter deserti contains these proteins:
- a CDS encoding DoxX family protein, with the protein product MNLTHDMHRVEHWADTHHPIWLDFLRMGLGIFLMIKGFMFVQNTDALFSILQKSQFPWVSIGLAHYVAFAHLVGGFFIAIGLITRVAILFQIPILLGAVFFINPERGFYSENTELWSSIIVLLLLIAFLVFGSGRFSVDRLIRKPKRDWLY